The Actinomycetota bacterium genomic sequence CAGCAATGCCCGGATTGCCACGATCACGGCGATGCCGACGAAGAGATGCCCAAGCCACGACAGCCACTCGCGTTTCGATAAATAGATGTAAAACAACCCGAAGCCGGAAAGGTAGAGCAGGGCCCGCACGAACTCATTGAAACTGTCGGACGGATTATAAGACCACGCCACCGAGGCCAGGTTCCAGAGGGTGAAGGCGCCGAAGATGCCGACCTCCGCCCACCCCAGGCGGGGCATGCCTCCCCGCACCTGCAGGCTGAAAAGCAGCCCCAGAACGACCAGATAAAGAATCCAGAGTTCGCCATAGCTTCGTTGAGAAACGAAATAGCCGCCGGCGGAGAAGGCGTAATAAAGGATGACCAGCATGGCGGCTCCGAGGATGCCCAGCCGGGCGTAATCGGCGCGGCCGTACCCCTGGCCGGTCAGGCTGACGCTCAAGTTGCTGAAGAATCGTTCGGCGCGAACGGCGCCAGAGGCTGATCTCTTCTTCTTTGGCTCCTGAGTGGGAAGCTTGCGCTTGGCCTTTTTCGGCGCTGCCTTCGGGGCCGTTTTGGAGGCAGCCACGGCCCTCGCCGGCGGTTTGGCCGGCGCCTTGCGCTTTTTCTTCTTGGCGAAGAAGATCCCCGACGGCGCCACATCAGCCGCGCCGGCAAGCAGTAAAGTCTCGGGAGCCGGATTAGCTGGCGAGAGCCTGGCGATAAACTTGTTCGGTTTCTTCAGCAATTCTGTCCCAGTCATTCGCGATTTGCACATGTTTGCGGCCGGCTTCGGCCTTTTCCCCCAGCTCTCCGAGATTACCCAGAGCCGATAAAAGTTTTTCCTTCAGGTCGGCCTGGTCGCCGGCGCGATACAGGGCGCCGTAATCGCCGCCCCCAAGGACCTCGCGCGACGGCCCGATGTCGCTGGCCAGCACCGGGATTCCCAGCGCCAGCATCTCCAGGGCCACGATCGGCAGCCCCTCGAGCGTCGACGGCAGGACAAACAGCGCCGCGTTCGCCGACAGCTGGGCGAGCAACTCGCCCTCTACGTTGCCGGTAAAGATGATCTTTCCGGCCGCGGCCCCGCCGGCGCCGGCAGCTTCGGCCGCAGCCGCCTGCTGCTTGAGTTGCGCGACGTATGCGTCGGTGTGGCTCGAACCCCCGGCGATCACCAGCGGCATCTCGACGCCGCTACGGATATAGGCTGCGATCAGATCGTGCGCGCCCTTCTCCGGGACCAACCGGCCCAGGAACAAAATGTAGCGGCCCGGCTCGATGCCGTAATTCCCCAGCAGTTCCGTTGATTTCGGCCGTACCGCCGGAACCACGCCGTTGGGGATATAAACAGTCTCCCGGCCATAGCGCTCGCGGAAATAATCCTGCAGCTCTCTGGAAACGACGATGGTGCGATCGGGAAAGCGGGCTGAGGCCCTCTCTCCCGCTTTGAGTACCACGCGGGCGCCCCCGCCCCATTTGTCACGTTGCCAGTCAAGCGCATGCACCGTGGCCACCGATTTCCTTCCCCATAATCCGGGGGCGAAGCTGAAGAGCGACGGTCCGATACCATGATAATGCATTATGTCAAAATCTCCCCTAAGGGCCGCAAGCGACGCCGCCGCCGTGTGCACAAAGGCGTCCAGCCCCTTGCTGTCGATCGTCGGCGCGCTGCGCAGGTAGACACCCCGGTAGCTTCCACGCCTCTCCGTATACCAGCCGCGCACGAAGATGGTTACCTCGTGCCCGCGCGAGGCCAGGCGCGGATACAGCTCCTCGCAATGGCGCTCGATGCCGCCGAAACGGGCCGGGATTCCCTTGGTCCCGATCACGGCGATCCTCATTGGCTCTCCCCCACCCGGCATTGCCCGTCAGAGCACCTTTTTGCCCAGATGCGCCCTGGCTTTGCCGGCAGCCACCCATCCGGCGACCTTGACTGGATTCCGCTTGATCGCTGTTCTGGCGGTGCATACCATCCAGCAGCCCATCTGGCAACCGGCGACGCTCGCCCTTGCCTTGACTGCCGTTTCGGAATTCCAGATCTCCTCGAAGGTGGCTTCGTGCAGATTGCCCAGGGGGAAGTCCATAACGTTACATGGGTAAATGGTACCAGCGGGGCTCATGAAAAAGAAGTCATCGGCTGCCTGGCAGGAAAGCTGCCTGCCGCCCCCGGTGGCGTAGCGGTAGAGCCCCTGGTTGAAAAAAGCCCGGACCCAGCGCTTGGGCTTAAAGGTCATCAGCTCGCTGGCGGCGACCTTGTCGAGCTGTTCATGGATGTCCTCAGCGGCCGCAGGCCTGACGCCAGAGCCCTGGAAGTAGTGCTCGGAGCCTTGCGCCACAGCGGATGTGAACTGCACGCCGAGCCTGCGCGAGAGCTCATACACAGCGGCGTAATCCTTGACGTTCTCATCGAATATCGTGAAGGCGATACGGATGTTCTCGATGCCGTCCTGCTTGATGCCGTCGATGATGGCGACGGCGCGATCGAATGCCCCATCGACGCCCCGGACCCGGTCGTGGGTCTTGCCTATGCCGTCGATCGAGACCGCCACGCCGATCCCGGGACTGACCTTGCGGATCTCGGCAAGCGTCTCGCGCAGCCGCTTCTCGGGGATGAGGGCATTGGTGGAGATGATGATCTGCGCCTGCGGGCTCGCCTTGACCACGGCTGCCACCAGCTCCGGCAGATCCTTGCGCAGGAAAGGTTCGCCGCCGCTGATGTTGACGTAGCGCAACGAATCGGGCAGCTTGTCAAGCAAGCCGATGTCGAGATCCTCTTTGTCTCCATTCTGCCAGATATTGCACATCAGGCAGCGGGCGTTGCAGCGATATGTCACTGCGATGACTGCGTCGAAAGGAAGGCTGATCTTAGGTCCTCTTAACTTCCTGGTAGGTTTTCAGGATCTTTTTGTAGTGGGTCGGCGGCGAATATTCCGTCTCCGCCAGCCGGCGCGCGTTGGCGCCCATCTCGCGGACGAGTTCGGGCTCTTCCCAGAGGCGCGCGATGGCCTGGCTCAAGTCCCCGGCGTTGCCGGCCTCTGCCAGCAGGCCGGTTTCCCCTTCCCTTACCATCTCGGGAATGCCGCCGATGCGGCTGGCGACAGCAGGCTTGCCGCAGGCGAAAGCCTCCAGCACGGACATGGGCGCGTTCTCATACCATTCCGAAGGCGTGCAGATAAAACGCGCATTCTGAACCAGCCGCCGCACTTCTTTTTCCGATTTGAATCCGGTGAATTCGATATTGTCGGCGCCGAGCTCACGAGCCAGCTGGCGCGCGCTGGTCTCGAGCATGCCCGATCCCACGATCTTGAGCGGGATATGCCGAAGCCTGGACATCGCCCGCACCAGAGTCCCCACGCCCTTCTCATGCGAGAGCCTGCCGGAGAAGAGTATGTATTCTCCGCCATCGCCGTCGACGCCGGGCGCCCAGCGCTCGGGGTCGACGAAATTGGGGATGACGGCGACCCGCCGATCCGGAATGCCGCGGCTGAGCAGTTTCTCGGCCACGAACCGGCTGGGTGCGATGAAACGGTCGACTCTGCTGGTATAAGCCCGGGTGGCGTCATGGTAGAACATCTCCACGGCGCAGAGAGCGCTGGCGGCACGCGAACCGTGCACGCAGCGCCCGGTGATGCAACTCGAATAATGCATCGGCCGGCATTTCTCGCAGACCTTGCCGTTGTTATAGAACCGCAGCGCCGGGCACATCAGCTTGTAATCGTGGATGGTTATGACCGTGCCGACCCCACGGTCCGCCAGCGGTTTTAATATCGAGGGTGAAAGGTGGTGATAAATATTGTGCATGTGGGCGACGTCGGGTGTCGACATGTCGGCCAGGATGCCGACCCTGCCGGCTGCCTCGTGCGAGCTGAGGATGCGCTTGGCGGTGCCGACGCGCTTCCACAGTGGCATCCGGTAGGGATCCGAAAGCTCCACCGGCGATACGAACAGAGCGGAATAACGGCTGGGTTCGTTGGCCGGATCTTCCATGGCAAATGGAATGATCTCATGCCCGCGCTCGGTGAGCATGCGCGAAAGCTCGAAGACGTAGCGCTCGCTGCCGCCGCGCACACGCCAGAATTTGTTGACCTGCATGATCTTCATGAGCTGTATACCGCCATTGTCCTGGCTGCTATCGTCTTCCATGAATAACGTTCCTCTACCGCCGTCCAGCCCTCGGCCAGCTGCCGCCTGACCGCTTCGTCGCCGGCAAGCCGGCTCATGGCAGCGGCCAGCGCTTCGTCGTCTTCGGGCGGCACCAGCAACCCGGTGACGCCATCCTCGACGACATCGGTCAAGCCTCCCACTGCAGAAGCCACAACCGGCAGGCCCAGTCCCATCGCCAGATGCACGATGCCGCTGGTGGAAGACTCCCGATAGGGCAGGACCACGGCGTCGCCGGCCCGGAAATAAACCTGCACGGACTCCACCGGTATATGCCCGGGGAAGAACTTCACCCGCTCGCCGATGTCGAGCTCGGCGATCAGCTCCCGGTACTCCTCGAGCGAGCCGCCGCCGGCGTCGCCGGCGATGATGAGGCCGGGGCCTTCCGTGCGGGCCAGCGCCCGCAGCGCCACATCAAGTCCCTTGTGCGCATCGATGCGCCCGAAGAACAGGAACCAGAAGCGTTCGGGGTCCAGCTCCAGCTGCTCCCGGGCGGCCTCTTTGGTCAGGCCGGGATCGGTCGCGAAGAAACCATAGTTTCCATGCGGAATGACCGCCATCTTCTCGCGGGGAACAAAGAGCTGCTCGGCAAGAAATCTCTCTCCCTGCGAGGAGTGCACGATCACCCGGTCGAAGGCGCGGTAGAAAATCTGAAAAAGAGCTTTATGATAAAAACGCACGTGATGGGGAAGCCAATCGTGGGCGGTGTATATGATCCTGGTGCCTTTCCTCTTCTGTAATTTTAGCAGCACCAGCTCCAACACCGGAAACTTGAGGAAAGACTGGTAGTGGACGACATCGGGGAGCCGGCGGCGGTATAGCCGCCAGAAGCGGATTATATCCACCGGATAGTAGCGGCTGCGGTGAAACAGCTTGATCACCGGGAAGCCGGCCGCCATGAAATCGAGCTCGTAATTGTAATTCGTGATCAGGCATACGTCGGCGCCGCTCTGGTGCAGGGCCCGCGCCAGGCAGTAGCTGTAATGGGTCAGGCCGCTGTTGCCGGTGAAGACGGTGATCCATATTTTGGGCGCGCGCTTCAGATCTTTTTTGGGTTCCTCATTTTTCCTGTGGCCGCGTTTCATCCCTTTCCTCCGGCTTCGTTTTTGCCGGCGGCTTCGGCGAGCGCCGCCTCGAACTTCCTCGCCAGGACCGGCCAGTCATATTTTTCCCGGGCCAGCGCCAGCGCGTTTTCCCGCAGCCGGTGATAGAGTCCGGCGTCTTCGCGCAGGCGGATCACCGCGGCCGCGAATTCCCCGGGCGTGTCGGCGATAAGCAGATGACGGCCGTCCTCGACCTCCAGTCCCTCGGCGCCCTTCGTCGTCGACACCACCGGCGTGCCGGCGGCAAAGGATTCCAGGATCTTCAGCCGCGAGCCGCCACCTACCAGCAGCGGCACGACCTGGATCGAGCTTTGCCTGTAATAGGGCCGGACGTCGTCGACAAACCCCGTCACTCTCACCGTGGCGCCGTCATCGAGGTCCAGCACGCGCCGGACCGGATCGCTGCCGATGACGGTCAGCGTCGTGTCCTGATATTTCTCCCGCACCGACGGCAATACCTTCCCGACAAACCACTCGACCGCCTCGATATTGGCCGGATAGCTCAGCAGGCCGACAAACATGAGCGCTCCGCAGGGCTCTCCGTGGACCGCGGCCGTTTCGGCATAATCGGCGCTGCCGACGCCGTTTTCAACCACGCTGGCCCTTACCCCAGGCACGATCCGGGAAATGGTGTCAGCGTCCTTACGGGTGACGGCGATAACCCCCTGCATCCGGCGCATCAGCTTGCGCTCGTAGCGCCCGACCAGCTTCGCCGAGAGCTGCTTTGTCCATCGCCCCGGCAGCTTCTGCCGGCGGGCCATGGACATCATCAGCTCGGACTCGATGTTGTGCTCCTGCAGTACCTTGGGAAAATCGAGCCCGAGGATATAGCGGGCCATGAACAGATGCTCGGCTATCACCACGTCAAAATGTTGCCGTGACCGCAGGGCGGCAAGCTCCCTGAAGATGACGTCCTCCCAGGAGAGCATGAACTCGGCAGGAATGCCGCGCACCAGCAGTTTGGTATAGGCGGCGACCTTCTGCTCGTGCGTGCGCATCGGTTTGAGCGCCACTGTCATCCCGAAGCCGGCATCGCCGAGGCCCGTTTCCTGCTCCGGGCTCGGGCTCATGCGGCTGAGGCAGAAGAAATGGACCTCGTGTCCGTTCCGTGCCAACTCACGGTAGAGGTTGAAAATTCGCACCCGCAGACCGTCGGCGGCCGGAAAAGGTATCAGGGGAACGCATGCCAGTATTTTCATATGTCGCGCTCTTCGGTCGTCATTGCCGCCGATCCGTTTTTGCCGCCGGCCAGCCAGCCGTACCGGCAGCGGCCGAAACGCCCTGCCAGGAAATCAGCGAAGCCCAGCCCGATAGCGGCGACGAAAGGCCCGGCTTTCAGCCGGTGGGCTCTGAGCATGATATAGCTTTCATGGATGATGAAGTACCAGAGCAGCTGCCGTCCCTGACGGGATGCAAGCCAGCGGCGCCGCCGGCCGGCGCCCTGCGGAACGGGCCGGCCGGCGCCCAGGTGCATGCTATAGACCAGCAGCAGATTCCTGGTCCAGTAATAATAATACAGCGGACTGTAGGCTCCACCCATCGACCGGGAGACCCGGTGCCTGATGACGGACGACGGCTCATAGAAGCATGAATAACCGGCCCGGCGCGCCCGCAGGCAAAAATCGAGTTCCTCGCCGTACATGAAAAGCCGTTCGTCAAGCAGCCCCAGCTCGCGGAAGCGCCCGGCCGGCGCCAGCAGCAGGCAGCCGGTGATGTAATCGACCAGCATGGGACGGTCGAAGGCGGCCGAGTCGGGCAGGCCCTGTCCCCGGTGGGTGGTGACCCCGTTACGGCGGTTGATCTCGCCGCCGGCGAACCAGATGACATCTCCGGGCCCGTCATAAAAGATCTTGCCGCCGACCGCGGCAACCCGCTGGCCGGTTTCGGCTCGCGCGACCAAAGGTTCGAGAAAACCAGGCTCGACGACGGTGTCGTTGTTGAGCAGGCAGACATGGTCGGCGCCCGCCGACAGCGCCTTGCGGATACCCAGATTGCAGCCGCCGGCAAAGCCGAGGTTCTCATCGGAGCGGATGTGCGTATGCTCAGGAAATTCCTGCGCCAGCCTGCCGCCGGACCCGTCGATCGAACCGTTATCGATCAGCACGGCCTTGAGGTCGGGCCAGGTGGCCGCCGCCAGGCTGCGCAGACAGTCAGCGGTGTCGGCGTACGAGTTGTAGACGACGATGACGACCCAGACAGAGGCTCCCCCGGTCATGGCATCTTCACCAGCTGCATGTTTGGCGCTCACGTCTGGTTTCCTGATTTCAGTTGCCGGAAGTAGCCCAGATCGTCCTGTGAGACGATCCTGAAGAGCATCAGGGCGCCGCCGTAGAGGATAACGCCGGCCGCGGTTGCCAGGATCGGCGAGATGCCCACCAGCAGCAGCATCACCGCCAACGACGCGGCGGCAACAAGGGCCGGTCCGGCGAAGACCTCGAGAAAACGGACATGCCCCAGAAAATATGCGGCGAATCCGTAGAACAGGACAAAGCTGAAGACCTCCGAGACAAGGGTCGTCACCGCCGCACCCATGACGCCGAAAGGCGGTATCAACAGCAGATTGAGCCCGGCGTTCACCGCCAGCGACACCAGCGACCATTTCGCCATGCGCCGCTGCAGTTCCATGGCGATGAAAAGATTGCCGAACAGGACGCAGCCGACCATGAAAGGAAGAGCCGCGCCCAGTACGATCAGCACCCGCACCGCCGGCTCGTATTCGGGAGGCAGCAGCAGCCTGACCACCGGTCCCGCCAGTATGGCGATCAAAGCGGCGGCGAGCAGACCGACGATCCAGATATACTTCATCCCCTTCTCCAGCAGCAGCATCAGGTTCTTGTTTGACTCATGGTAGATCCTTGACATCAAAGGCAGCAGCGCCTGCACCGCCAGCCAGCCGAACATGACCGGCACCTCAAACAGTTTGTATGAGGCCGCGTACCAGCCAACCTCAGCCTCGCTCCTGAAGACACCCATGAGCAGCACGTCGACCTTGTAATAGGCGAGGCTTACCATCTGCCAGTAAAGCACAGGGAAAGATTCCCTGGCCATGTACTTGATGCTGCCGGCGTCGAAACGCCAGCTGCCGCCGGCGCCCTCGAAGCGGCTCACCAGCCATCGGTAAGCGCCCATGGAGTAGCCGAACCGGATGACATTGGCGCCGAAGAAGACCGCTGTCATGGCCGTGACGCCACCTCCGCGATAAACCGCCGCCGCGCCGACAGCCGTCAGCACCAGCGAGAAAACCACATCGGCCAGGGCGCTCAGATCCATTTGCTCGTATCCCTGCAGGGCCGCCTCGGCCGCGGTCGACATCGATGTCGGTATTATCGCCGCCGTGGCGACGATCAGCGGCAGGGCGAAGTCCCGCTCGACACTGGCGGCAAGAACTATCAGGGCCACCACGGCAGAAACGGTCACGGTCGCGAGCAAGCGGATCGTCAGCGTGGCGCCAAGCAGGGAATTGGAACGGCTGCGCTGGTGGCTGACCTCGCGGATAAGGATGTTGGCGGTGCCGAAGTCGGCGGCCATGCCGGCGATCATGACGATCACCAGTATAAGGGAATAGCGCCCGTAGCCTGCATCCTCCAGGCGGCGGGCGAGAACAACATTCAGGACCAGCCCCAGGACCCGGCTGGCAGCTTGATACGCGAAAAGATAGGTGATGTTCCTGGCTACCCGCCGGACAACATTCATTGAGCGGCGTGATCCCCTGGCCTGCTATCGGCATACCCGGCCCTGCGCCTGTCTGACTCACCCAGGCGGCGGTCCAGGTGGGCGACCCGGCTCCTGGTTCGCCGGTCTCCCTGGCGCGCCCGCTGCCGCTCCCAGAGGATGATCGCTTCGATCAGGCCCACCATCAGCGCCACGACAGGCACAGTGGCATAGTCATAAAATTTGGGGGCGGCGATATTGGCCGCCACAAGGGTGGCCAGCGTGAAGCCGCTGCCCAGCAGGGCCGACGACAGTAACGGGTCGGCTATCCGTTTCCAGTAGATGATGCTGCGGATGATCGACGTGCCTATCACTGCCAGGAATGCCAGCAGCCCGATGCCGCCGAAGTAGACCCAGAACCAGAGGTATGAATTATGGATATACCATCGCAGGTTGTCGAGCATGTTGGGAACCGGCGGCCGGTAGAATTCGTCCAGGCCGATGCCGAAGACAGGCGATCCCGATATCGCCTGCAGCGCATAATCCGTCTCGACATTGCGCCCGTACAGGCTCTGCGACTCCAGTGACTGTGAAGAAAGCGCTGAACCGTAACGAACGACCGCCGCTTCAACATATTTCTGCATCGCGCCCGTGACCAGCGTCAGGACCGCCACCGCCACCACCGCCACCACCAGCACCGAGATCAGTTTGGCGCGCACGTATTTCCGGTTGAGCAGAGCTGTCAACAGCAGCAGTCCCGCCATTGGCAGGATGTAGCTGCGGTTGAACTCCAGGACCATGCCGGTCAGCATCAACAGCGTGAACGGTATGTAAAAGGCCAGGCGCCGCCAGGTCCATGATTGCAGGATGATAGACATCATCCCGGTCCAGAAACAAAGCAGCTCGACGGTGCCGCCCGGAGCCCGAAGCCGCTGCACCGCCAGGTCGACCATGGGCGTCTCCAGCGCCAGCGGCTCGGAGAACGAGATATCGGTCCAGATGGTCCACTGGGGGAAGAGCAGCTCCAGCAGCACCCGCAGCATGGTGATGGATCCCAGGACGAAGATGACCCCGACCATCCAGCGCAGCTTCTTGCGCGTGTCGAGGATCAGCAGCACCGGGATGAAGAGCAGGTAAAAAGTTATTGCCCGGTTGAAGTTGTACATCGCCGATATCGTGCTCAGGGCGAAATGCTTCTCGACAATGATCGTCAGCGCCTTGATGACGATGACGGAGAAGAAGATGGTCACCGCCACCGACTGGGGGGTCATGTAGAGGCGCTCGAAGATGCCGACGCCTTCGTGGTTGCGCGACCAGTAGATCAGGGAGCCCGCCAGGATAAGGAACAGCATCGCTTCCTGGTAATAATAGATCGAGTTGGGATTGACGACGTAGGCGAGGAATTCCGGGGCCAGGATCGTCGACATGAAGGCGATGATAGCCAGCAGCCCCCAGGCCGGCCACCTGGCTATCGACCAGGAGAAGGGGATGCCGACGACGAGCACCAGTACCGTCGAGAAACCGTATTTGGGCACGATGTAGCCGATCAGGACCGGCAGGATCAGGGCCGCGCCTATTGCTAACGCCAGCGGCCCCCACATTCCCCGTTGGGAAAAAACGCTTCGGGAAAAAACGCCGCGCGCCCAGGGCGCGGGCCCGGGAGCCGCCCCTGATGTTATTGATGATGTTGCTGAATTATTTTTCATTGAATCCGTCCCAACCCCTAGTCTAGACCATGAAGTCCTCATTCGATAAGCGGATCACGGCCCCTCCCCGGCGCCAGGGCCGGATGTTGATATAAAGGGCGGTCACGGCGGCGATCAGCACCAGGCTGGGTTTGTCATAAAGGATCATCAGGAAGCTTCCATGCAGCAGCAGTATCACCGGGCACAGCAACAGCAGCGACGCCGGGGACAACGGCTGCTTCCACGCCTGGAGGTATTCTCGAACGACCACCAGGACCAGCGCCGCCAGCAGCAGCAGCCCCGGCCATCCGAATTCCATCATCCAGGTGAGCGGCAGGCTGTCGACGGCATGATGCTCCGTTCCCGGGGAATTATAGAGGCCGACCCCGAGGGGATTGTCCCTGAGCACCTGCCAGGAAAAGGGATAAAGGCTCATGCGGGTTGTGATGGAGCCGGCGCGGGACATCCACTGCTGCTCGATGACTCCCGGCAGCTTCAACTTGCCCTTCTGCACCGTCACTTCACCCAGCGCCATCATGTTGTCATCATCGACGATGCGGAAATCCGCCCCCGAATTCTCCCTGCCGCCGAAGAGCGGGTCCCTGATATAAAATGCGGCGGTGGTCCACTTGTGGCTGTCGGTCTTGTTGATCGCCGCCGTCGGCGTATAGGCGCCGTCTTCAGGGCCGCCTTCCTTGTTGCGCGAATCGTAGTCGATGCGCACGGCGCCAAGCCCGCGGTCGAAATAATTGATCACCACGGTCACCGGACCCTGGTTGCCGCCGAAGTAGAAGTCGTCGGCGACATCGAAATAAATAAATCTCGTATACGGCTGGACCCCGTCAGCCTCACCGCTGGCGTGCAGGATCGGCCCGTCGGCCGCCACCCAGTGAAGCCCCTGTTCCTTGACCACCGCGCCCAGCTGGGCCGAGACTTCATCCTGGTTGACATAATCCAGGAAGATGATAGCCACCGGCAGTATCGCCACCGGCGCCAGCCATCTGATATTGCGCTTCATCCAGTCCCGCGCCCTGAACATGGTCAGAGGCAGCAGGATCAGGGCGGCGATGATCCAGGAGCCCCGGCTGAAAGTAAGAAACAGTCCGGTGAACAGCAGCACCAGAGATCCCGCCAGCAGCCAGCGGCGGCGCCAGAAGGCCAGCATCGCCAGGGGCGCCGAAGCCAGCAGTATCGCTCCCACGAATCCCGGATGGCCTATGAGCGAACGGATACGGTAAAACTGATCGCTGGCGGCGACGCGGGTGTCAGTGCCGATGGCGTCGATCTGGATGGAATCAAACAGCGGGTTTGACTTCATGGCATATTCGATCAGCCCGAAAACGCTAACCACCAGCGCCGATCCCACGATCGAGACGATGACCAGGCGCACATCCGATGCCGTCCGGGCTCCCCAGCGGACCAGATAAAAGATCCCGGCGCCGGTGATGATCCAGTTGAGAGTGGTGGTGAAAGTCTCTGGTGTGAATGCCCCCCGCGCCAGGAACACCACGATCATCAGGCCCATGATGTAGTCGGCGCGGTCCGGACGCGGCAGCCGTTTCTCCACAGCCCAGCCGGCCATCAGCAAAGCCCAGGAGAGGATGAAGGAGGCCCTGAAGAAGGTGATCATCGTGGGGCCAAAGCCGGCCCGGCCCGATCCCACCAGGTTGAGCAGATGGAATATACCTGTCGCCAGGGTGACGGCGAGGCTTACCTGCCAGGCCCGGTGAAGGCGGGAAGCACTGAAAAACCGGCTTCCGCCTGTACCCCTCGTCCCTGTCCCCTCGCGGGAGTTGGCCTCGGGCGTCATCGTCAGACCCGCCTAGTCGCCGAAGAGCTTTTTCTTGACCAGCCGCTTGGGGCTTCGTCGCGGCAGCAGATCCACTTTCGCCCGGGCGAATTCACGCTTGATGGGTATGTGGTACGGGCACTCGCGCTCGCAGACGCCACAATTGTCACAGGCTTCCAGGTTACGCTTGAGCGCACGGTACTGCTCGCGGGCCCAGTCTGTGGAGTGGTAACGGTCGAAATATTCATACATGCGAAGCATGTTGCGGATGTCTATTCCCTGCGGGCACTCGACGCAGGTGTCGCAGCGGCGGCAAAAGACCTTGAAGCATTTCTTCTCCGATTCGGCGATCGTGTCCATGATCTCGTCACGGCTCACAGGGCGCGCGTCGGCTTCGCTGTCGAGGTTCTGGGTCAGCTCCTCGACGTTATAGGTGCCGACGATGGTAGCGTCAGGCCCGCAGTTGAAGACATAACGCATGGCGATGTCGGCATTGCCGGT encodes the following:
- a CDS encoding O-antigen ligase family protein, whose amino-acid sequence is MKNNSATSSITSGAAPGPAPWARGVFSRSVFSQRGMWGPLALAIGAALILPVLIGYIVPKYGFSTVLVLVVGIPFSWSIARWPAWGLLAIIAFMSTILAPEFLAYVVNPNSIYYYQEAMLFLILAGSLIYWSRNHEGVGIFERLYMTPQSVAVTIFFSVIVIKALTIIVEKHFALSTISAMYNFNRAITFYLLFIPVLLILDTRKKLRWMVGVIFVLGSITMLRVLLELLFPQWTIWTDISFSEPLALETPMVDLAVQRLRAPGGTVELLCFWTGMMSIILQSWTWRRLAFYIPFTLLMLTGMVLEFNRSYILPMAGLLLLTALLNRKYVRAKLISVLVVAVVAVAVLTLVTGAMQKYVEAAVVRYGSALSSQSLESQSLYGRNVETDYALQAISGSPVFGIGLDEFYRPPVPNMLDNLRWYIHNSYLWFWVYFGGIGLLAFLAVIGTSIIRSIIYWKRIADPLLSSALLGSGFTLATLVAANIAAPKFYDYATVPVVALMVGLIEAIILWERQRARQGDRRTRSRVAHLDRRLGESDRRRAGYADSRPGDHAAQ
- a CDS encoding O-antigen ligase family protein; translated protein: MTPEANSREGTGTRGTGGSRFFSASRLHRAWQVSLAVTLATGIFHLLNLVGSGRAGFGPTMITFFRASFILSWALLMAGWAVEKRLPRPDRADYIMGLMIVVFLARGAFTPETFTTTLNWIITGAGIFYLVRWGARTASDVRLVIVSIVGSALVVSVFGLIEYAMKSNPLFDSIQIDAIGTDTRVAASDQFYRIRSLIGHPGFVGAILLASAPLAMLAFWRRRWLLAGSLVLLFTGLFLTFSRGSWIIAALILLPLTMFRARDWMKRNIRWLAPVAILPVAIIFLDYVNQDEVSAQLGAVVKEQGLHWVAADGPILHASGEADGVQPYTRFIYFDVADDFYFGGNQGPVTVVINYFDRGLGAVRIDYDSRNKEGGPEDGAYTPTAAINKTDSHKWTTAAFYIRDPLFGGRENSGADFRIVDDDNMMALGEVTVQKGKLKLPGVIEQQWMSRAGSITTRMSLYPFSWQVLRDNPLGVGLYNSPGTEHHAVDSLPLTWMMEFGWPGLLLLAALVLVVVREYLQAWKQPLSPASLLLLCPVILLLHGSFLMILYDKPSLVLIAAVTALYINIRPWRRGGAVIRLSNEDFMV